A region of Aquarana catesbeiana isolate 2022-GZ linkage group LG08, ASM4218655v1, whole genome shotgun sequence DNA encodes the following proteins:
- the LOC141105234 gene encoding olfactory receptor 1J21-like has product MEECHNSTENMFYISAFSFTQTGQCLFFTAVLLMYLMTILGNMTIAVLVCLVPQLHTPMYFFLSNLAISDVIYVSATLPKLLAILIRLDHRMSFSACMTQVYFFSLSAGSDIFLLTSMSYDRYMAICKPLQYSLLMSKDVCLSLALTPWLISIPNATVNVLATSLLSFCLPQNVDHFFCDQKELYAITSSDATSRYILMLCQDVLLVSVPFLLIMTSYVFIISTILKIQSSEGRLKAYSSCTSHLTTVILFYAPIIILYGKPESEGSKELDKLLTLFYTAVVPMLNPFVYSLRNKDIFNAIKNITRKWNIIYMK; this is encoded by the coding sequence ATGGAGGAATGCCATAACAGTACAGAAAATATGTTCTACATTTCAGCATTTTCCTTCACTCAAACTGGACAATGTCTCTTTTTCACTGCAGTTCTATTGATGTATCTGATGACTATTCTTGGAAACATGACCATTGCTGTATTGGTGTGTCTGGTTCCTCAGCTCCATACTCCAATGTATTTCTTCTTGAGTAATCTTGCTATTAGTGATGTTATATATGTTTCAGCTACTCTTCCAAAACTTCTCGCCATACTCATAAGACTTGACCACCGGATGTCTTTCTCTGCCTGTATGACTCAGGTGTACTTCTTCTCATTGTCAGCTGGTTCTGATATATTCCTACTGACCTCCATGTCCTATGACCGATATATGGCAATCTGTAAGCCGTTACAATATTCCTTACTTATGAGTAAAGATGTATGCCTTTCATTGGCTCTAACCCCTTGGCTCATATCAATACCTAATGCAACAGTCAATGTGTTAGCCACATCTCTGTTGTCCTTCTGTCTCCCACAAAATGTTGACCATTTCTTTTGTGATCAGAAAGAACTATATGCAATAACCTCTAGTGATGCTACAAGCAGATACATACTTATGTTATGTCAGGATGTACTGTTGGTATCTGTCCCTTTTTTGCTTATTATGACCTCCTATGTATTCATCATCTCCACCATACTAAAAATTCAATCCTCGGAGGGACGACTGAAAGCTTATTCCAGTTGCACCTCCCACCTCACCACAGTAATATTATTCTATGCTCCAATCATTATATTGTATGGCAAACCAGAATCTGAAGGTTCTAAGGAACTGGACAAGTTGCTGACCTTGTTTTATACAGCTGTGGTTCCAATGCTCAACCCATTTGTTTACTCTTTGAGGAACAAAGATATTTTTAATGCTATCAAAAATATAACAAGGAAATGGAACATAATTTACatgaaataa